The Fluviispira sanaruensis sequence GTACTATGATTATCAATAACAATTATTTGTACTTTTACAGTTTGCATAAGTACGGAGTTTATTGTTTCTTCAATATATTTTTCACCATTTCTTACATTTATAATACAAGTCAATTGATTATCAAAATTATTAGCATCTCTCATTTAAAATTAACCTAAAATAAATTTTTTAAGAGTTTCTATTACGAAAATCGTATCATCTATTTGCATAGATGGATGAAATGGAAGTGAAATAAGACGTAGTCCAAGTTCTTCTGAATTTGGCAGAGAATAACAACTTCGAAATAAAGTATGTGTGTGATTGGGGACATAGTGAAATCCACATTCTATACCTTCTTGTTTTAAAGCTTGCATTATATTTTTTCGATCTATTTTAGGGGGCAATAAACAGCTAAATATATGCAAGCAATCTGTTTTTTTTATATTCTGAGTTAAATAAAAAATATCATTCAAATTATTTTCTTTTATTGCAATTATATAAGCAAGAGAAAGCTCATTTTTCTTTGCAAAAAAAGAAGGAAGTTTTACGAGTTGAGTAGAACCAATGGCAGCATTTATGTTTGACATATGATAACGATATCCTAATGAAGTCACGTCATATTCCCACGCCCGTTGTCCTTTATATCTAAGTTCAACATCTTTTTCGATACCAAGGGAACGCATGACTCTTAATTTATGTGCAAGAACTTTATCTTTGGTAAGAACTGCACCTCCTTCTCCACACGTAATATTTTTTATTCCATCAAATGAAAAACAAATGATATCTCCAGAAGCTCCAAACTGAACACCATCTTGATTTAAAGACCCAAAAGCATGTGCGTCATCTTCGATCACGCGCAAATTATATTTACTTGCAATTTCGTATGTTAAATTTCGATTAAAATCAGTTCCTGAGTATGCTACAGGCATAATAGCGACTGTCTTTTTAGTTATTCTTTTTTGCAGATCTTCGCAATCCAGGTGACAGTCTGGAAAAGTGACATCACAGGAAACAGGAATTAAACCAGCTGCACATATTGCAGAATAAGATGCAACAAAGGTAATTGAAGGAACAATGACTTCAGAGCCTTTGGGAAATGCAAGTGATTCTAAGGCAATATGTAAAGCAGCCGTGCCCGTATTCACACAAATAACTTCATATTCTGAATTTAAAAAGTTTTTAATTTCTTGTTCAAATTTTTCAACATAAGAACCAAGACCAAAATGGGTGCTTTCAAAAAAAACTTTTTTTAGGGATTCAATTTCATAATTATCAACACATGCCATAGATAGTCTAAGCATTTACACCTCAATTCATTTAAATATTAAAACCATTTATAAGGAATGCTTTCATCACTTTCAGATTTTCTAACGACTTCATTAGGGTCATGTGGCATATCAGTACAATTCGCTATTAGAGATTCACAGGCTCCAATTCCTTGGAAACCGTACCAAATAAGGGGGGGTACAGTGACTAAATAAAAATGTTCTATTCCTAAATAAATTTCGTCAATCAATCCATAACTAAATGAATTTTTTCTATCATCAAAGCACACAAGTTTAATTTTGCCAACAGGAACAGCTAAATTTTGTGTCATGAATAAATGTTTTTTCCAGGCTTTAGTCGCATTTTCTTTTATTGTGGAAAAATATACTTCACCAAATTTTGAGAAATGACTAGTATCGCAACGCAACATGTGCATTACCATTCCTCTTTGATCAGAAATTTTTTTTAATGGGTGTATTTTAATATCAAAAATATTTGTTTTTAATATTACATTATTTACGACTTTTTTCCCTTCATCTTGTCCAAATTCTTTTTCTTTCACTTGATATCTCACAGTATTGTTCAATTTGTTTTTTCGTAAACTCTTCAATATTATATTGATTACTATAATAATTTTTATACCAACTTGAAGTAAAGAGAGCTGTTTCATTGAAACTCAAAGTCGGTAGCCAACCAAGTCTATTATAAGCTTTGTCACAACAGAGCTTTAATAATGAAGCTTCTTTTAAATTCATAGAATGATCACTTTTTACAGTTTCTAAAGAAGCATTCTCCCAATCTCTCTGTAATAAATTTATTAGTACTTCAACAAAATAATTCACTTCTGAAGAAGGGCCAAAGTTAAAAGCTTCACCATGAGTTCCCTCTTTTTTGGAAAAGAGATTTGCACCTAACCATAAATAACCACTTAAAGGTTCAAGCACGTGCTGCCAAGGTCTGGTTGAGTTTGGATTTCTAATAGACACTGACCGAAGTTGACTCCATGCACGCATACAGTCTGGCACAATTCTATCTTTGGCCCAATCACCTCCTCCAATAACATTTCCTGCTCGTGTCGTGGAAAAAAATGGAATATTCAAATCTGAAGAATTATAAAAAGATCTTACATATGAAGAAAATGCAATTTCAGCACATGCTTTTGAAGCACTGTAAGGATCTTTCCCACCAAGTTTATCACTTTCTCTATAGCCAAATTCCCATTCCACATTGTCATAGCATTTATCACTTGTTATAAACACCCCAGCTCTTACTGAAGGAATTGCTAAAATTGCGTCTAATATATTTACCATACCCATTAAATTAACTTGGAATGTATTCCTAGGATGATTATAGGATTCACTTACTATAGGTTGGGCTGCAAGATGAAAGACAATATCTGGTTGAAATTCATTTAATGCACTTTTTAAAACATTGTACTCAAGAATATCCGCTTGAAAATCAATTTTAATTTTTTCTTTTAAATTTAAAATTTCATATAAGCTCGGTTGTGAAGGAATGTATAAAGAATAACCTGCAACATCAGCGCCCAATTCAAGAAGCCATTGCGTAAGCCATGCTCCTTTAAATCCTGTATGGCCTGTGACAAAGACTTTCTTGTCTTTATAAGTATTTAAAAATAAATTATTATAAATTAACATTTTTCATTCCAAACTTTCCATTTAGCTGTATTTGATGCCCACAATTCTTCAAGAAGATTTTTATCGCGAATCGTATCCATACATTGCCAAAAACCATCATGTTGATAACCCATTAACTCTCCATCTGAAGCTAGTTTCTCTAAAGGTTTTCCTTCAAGAACAGTTAAATCATTTTCAAGATAATTAAAAATACTTGGTTCCATTACAAAATAGCCACCATTCACCCAACCATCCCCTGTTTGAGGCTTTTCGTGAAAATCAACAATCTGGTTCCCTTGAAATACAATATTTCCAAATCTTGCAGGAGGCCGGACAGAAGTCACTGAAACATATTTCCCATGATTTTTATGAAAATTAAGCAATTCATTTAAATTAACATTTGCAACACCATCTCCATAGGTCATCATAAATGTACCATGCGGCTCAATATAGCTTTGTAATCTTTTTAATCTTCCGCCTGTCATTGAAGCATCACCTGTATCAATAAGATCTATTTTCCAATTTTTTTCACTAGAACGCAAATAACTGACTTGTCCTGAAGAGAGATTAACTGAAATATCGCTATTCAAAGCATAAAAATTTAAAAAGTATTCCTTTATATATTCACTTTTATAACCTAATGCTAAAACGAACTCATTAAAACCTTGGGCTGAATAAATGTTCATAATATGCCACAAAATTGGTTTGCCGCCAATTGTCACCATTGGTTTGGGTTTTAAATAAGTTTCTTCACTTAAGCGAGTTCCTAGGCCACCACATAAAATCACAACTTTCATAAAGACACCTTTTTTATATATTTTAAGCTATAAATCTATTAAAAAACTACTTTTTCCCTATTAAAAAACCAATTGAATTATTAGTTTGTATTTTATTATTAAGATCTTTACTTCTATATAATATATTTAAAAAATTAGCATCTATAATTCCATACTCTTTTAAAGTGAATCCAGACTTCTTCCAGAAAAATATTTTTTCATCTAATGTTCTAAGGACTCCCCAATAAATAGCATCTTTAGGGTGTTTTCTTTTTAGACCAATGATTCGTAGAAAATCGCCCACATAATTTTTTAGATTTTTTTTTGTGAAATCTGGAGTCGACTCTATACTTATTAAATAGCCATTAGTATTTAATAAATTATACAATGATGACAAAAATTTTTGATATTCTTTCTTTTGGGTAAAAGTATACTCAATAAAACCTAAATAAACAATATCATACTTTTCCATTATCATTAAATCAGTTATATTTCCTTCTATTGTTCTTATATTTAAGTTTCTTTGTTTTACTTTTTCTTTTATGAAATCTAGCGATTCACTTTGTATCTCATGTAAAGTTATATTATAGCCTTTTTCTATAAACGGTAATTCAACTATTCCTAAACCACACCCTATAGAAATTATACTTAGTTTCTTTGCTTCTATATTTAATTCATTAGCTACATCATTTATAATTGATTCAAGCATTGTTGAAGTATTTCTTTTTAAATTTTTCCATTCATCATTTACATTAAAGCTTTTTTCTTTTAGTTTATTGTAAAATTTCTTATAAAATAGTGAATTCGGTAAACCATTTTTATTAAGAGTAGCTTTATCCTTGGCGATTTCCAATAGATTAATACCATTCCATTCTGTCTGATACGAATTTTTTGCCATAACTTTCCTCAAAAAATCTCTCTTTTGTATTAAATCTATTATAACATTTTAATACTCAATTTCTAAATTTCAGCAATTACCGTAACCGGAGAACCATCTGCCCCTTCTATTAATAATGGAGCAATAATAACAGATTTTGGTGAAGAAATAAGAGCACTTAACTTCATATCTTCGATAATAAGAAGAGGCTCACCTTCGTAATTTGAATTGAGAAAAGCTTTATGTGCCTCTCCGCCAATTTCTTTGTTAGAAAAGCTAGTTAATGAAATAAAATCGAAACCTATGGCTTTAAGATTCTTTCGATTTTTTCTTAACCATATTCCTACTTCCGGCAAGACTCCTGGATTGTTTTCCCAATAAATATCTTCATTTCTAAATTTCTCAAATGAGGTTTTAATAAAAACAATATCACATTTTTCAGGTATGTGCTTTTCAAGATCTTTAATATTTATAAAATAACCAGGTGCACATTCTAATTCTATTAAAACTGGTTTCTGAAAAATCCAATCTTTTGCTGAATAAGTTTCTAATTTTTTGCCACTCTCGTCAAAATGAAATGGAAAATCAACATGAGTACCGATATGATTGCTAAACTCCCAGTATTGACTATTAGAGGATTGGCAACAAGATATTTTTGAAACGTCTCTTTTAATAAAAGGAGATCTTTTACCATATGAAGGTGTTTTTTCATTTAAAAAATGTGATAAAAAAATGTAGTTTGACAAAGCTTTCCTTTCTAAATTTCCACTAAATAAACCATTCACTTTGAAAAGTATCAACACTATAGTTTTTTTCGAGTCCTTCAATTGCCGCCATTCCCATTGCCCAAATAGCTTCCATAGAACTACCCCCTATATGTGGTGTTGCAAAAAAATTGGGTAAATGTAGAAGTTCGGATTCATAAAAGGGTTCCTGTGCAAAAACATCAAAACCAGCAGCTAATAACTTTTTACTGAGAAGCATTTCTTTCAAATAGGCTTCATCCACAAGATTTCCTCTAGAAGTATTTATAAAAATGGAAGTTTTTTTCATTAAATTCAATTTTTTTGCATCAATAAAATTATGATTTTTTTCCGAATATGGAATATGTAGTGAAATTATATCCGAACAAGTCAACAACTCTTCTAGTGAAACGAAGCGAGCATTATTTACTTTATTTTTTAGTTCATCCAATATATCATAACAAATGATATCACAATCAAAGGGTTTTAATAATTTAATTAAATCCTGCCCAATGCATCCACAACCAATAATCCCAAAAACTTTTCCTGTAAGCTGATAACCAACTATTTGTTGCCAATTCATACTTTTAAGAATTATGTTTGCTTCATAAGATTTTCTAATAAGTAAGAGAGCAAATGACAAAGCTAACTCAGCTACCGAACGTCTGTTGACTCCTTTTATCCAGCCTAAATTGATGTTGAATTTAGCCAAAGAGTGGAAATCTAAATTATTTAATCCAACTCCATATTTTGAAATTACTTTTAAATCTGGAAGTTTAGATAAAACATAATCATCTATTCTTTCAAGAGCAATAATTGCTTTATCGTGGCCGTTTAAAAAATTTATTAAATCAGTGCCGCATAAAGATTTTCCTTCATCGTTAAATTTTATATCTTTATATTTTTTTAGTATTTCAACTCTTAGCAATTCATTTCTTGAAAAAGATCGAGAAGCAACAGCTATTTTATTTATCACATTCATTTAAGCTTTTAACCTTAACTCTTGATATAAAAATTCTCTGCAAATATTTTTAAAAGCAGAATTATTATCGACACTTGTTTTAACTGGTATTCCATCATGTCCTGGCAAAATAAAAATAAAAGACGACTTTGTATTTTTCTTATCTTTTGATAAAGAATCAAAAAAAACCTCCTCATTGAAACAAACATTTGCTATAACTGGAATATTTTTTCTAAGAATGTGCTGCATATTTTTATATATAAATCCATTATTTAAAGAAATTTTCATTGAAATATAGTTAGCAAAATGACACCCCATTGACACAGCTATACCATGGGGCACTGCATAATTAGTCGCAGACTCAATTGCATGTCCAAAGCTATGACCATAATTTAATACAAGCCTTTGATCTTTATCAAACTCATCAATTTCTATTAACTTTTTTTTCATTATTAGCGATTTTTGAATATATTTCAAAAGCAACTCTTTTGATAGAAAAAGTGAATCAAAATCTACTTCAAGATTTTTAAATTCATCTTGTCCATAAATAGCATGAATTTTTATAATTTCTCCCAGACCAGATCTTAAGTCTAAATCACTTAAAGTATCTAAAAATAGCGCTGAAATATATAAACAATTTGGCGGATAAAAATTACCGACAATGTTTTTAATTCCCATACAATTTATTGAAGTTTTTGAGCCTATACAAGAGTCCGCTTGTGATAAAAGTGTTGTTGGGAAAAAAGTCCATTTTAAACCTCTAAAAATAATTGAAGAAAGAAATGCTGAAATATCTTGTACAATCCCACCTCCAATTGCTACAATATTAGTTTCCCTTTTTACATTAGAGCGAATACAATGCTCAATATAAAAAGGAAATTTTTCGAGTGATTTTGAGATCTCTGTTGGATTTATTAATAAATAAGATTGCTTATTATTTATTATAAAATAAAATTTATCTTCATATAATCTGAAAACATTTTCGTCAATAATAAAAAAATGATTGTCAGACGCAAGCTCTAACATTCTTTGAAAGGGATCATGAATAAACTTGACAGTATAATTTCCAAAATGAGAATTAATATTAATAGAGTCTATTTTAGACACGGGTAAAACCCCCATCTATTGCAATATTTTGTGCCGTAAGATACGTATTTTTTGAGCTTGCAAGCCATAAAACCAGTTCAGCAATTTCATTTGGTTTAGCAAGTCTCTTTAAAGGAACTTTACTTACCAAATCTGCAATGCCATTTTGATCCAGAATTTTGTGTGTTAACTCTGTATCTACAAATCCTGGAGCTACGCAATTAGCAAGAATTCCATATTCCGCTAATTCTATAGCCATAGCAGCAGTCATGCCGTCAAGAGCAAATTTACTTGCTGAATATGGCGCACGATACTCCTTGGTGATTTTTCCAAATATTGATGAAATATTAACAATTCTTCCCCATCCTTTCTTTTTCATATTAGGAATTATAGCTTTACAAATTTCAAATGGTGCGAATAAATTTACATGTTGAATTTTCATAAAGTCTTCAGAAGAAACATTTTGGAATTTATCGATTTTATTAATTCCAGCGTTATTTATTAAGATATCTATTTCAAGTGAATTTATTTCATTTAAAAGACTATTTAAGCTCTCTGAATCCAAAAAATTTGATTTTATAAAAAAATATTTACTATTTCCATTTTGTAATCCTAAAGTACGGGTTCCTGTTATATATACTTTTTTTGCATTTGCTTCTAAAAATTTTTCTGCAATTGCAAGGCCAATTCCTCTCGTTCCTCCAGTAATTAAAATTGTCTTATCCTCAAAGCTCATTTTTCACTTCCGCAGTTCTTTCATATTTAAGCATCCCTAATAAATAACCATTAAGGAGATGATCAAGAACCATATGGGCATCTTCAACGGGACCGTATTCACCTTTATTTGATGGTATGTGAATGGAATAATTTGCAATTTCTCGTAAAGCCCCACCGTCAAATCCAGACAAACCAATAGTTATGCCATCATTTGTATTTGCATATTCAACAGCCTTTATTACATTTGGAGAGTTTCCTGAAGCAGAAATAGCAACAACAACATCACTCGGGGACATGTGAATCCTTAATTGCTGAACAAATATTTCATCATAGCCACAATCATTTCCTAATGCTGTTATAATGGCATTATTATCAGTTAAACTTAATGCCTTAAAAGGTTTTTTCCAGCTTCTTGTACCAATACTCAAATCATTCGCAAAATGCGAAGCAGTAGAAGCACTTCCACCATTTCCTAAAAAAAATATATGAGAACCTCTATTTTGTGCAGAAATAATCAACTCAATAAAGTTACCTATTGCTTTGAAATCTAAAGAATTTAAAATTTCGCATAGATAGTTGATATATTTTTTTGAAAATATTTCTGGACTTGATGACTCACGGTATGCTTTTTCTATCATATTAATATTCATTAAATAAATCCTTTAATATAAATTAAAAAATAGAATATTTTTCTTTCCACTTTGAATCAGAACTGTAAATATTATAAACGAGCTGCATAGTCTTTAATGCTTCTTCAGACGAGCCAGAAGAAATAGGGCAATCTGTTAATATACATTTTATAAAATCCGAAACTTCATCATTCCATGATGGATCATTATTATAGCGAATTGTAACTTCCTTGGGATCACCACAATCATTTTCATGAGGATAAACAATAGTCAGTGTTTCCGCCCCATAACTTTTTGTACCAGATAAGATGCCTGATAAAATAAGTTGTCCTTTCTGCAAAGTAACTTCAAGCTGAAATTTATGTCGCCACTGAGTTGCAGATGAATGCAACATTGCAACAATATTATTATCAGTTTTCATTAAAGAATAAGCATTGTCTTCAACATCATGCTGCCAAAAATAATTATGAACAAAACTATAAATCTTAGTAAACTCTCCAGCAAACAATCTCATTAGATCAAGCATGTGAATTCCTTGATCTAATAAAATCCCTCCTCCAGCAATTTCTCTTTTCGTTCTCCAATCAGATTCAAAGCTAAGGATTTTAGACTTCCCATAAATACCTCGCATATTTATGATTTCTCCTAGAGATTTTTCCTTTACAATCTTTAAAGCTTCTTTAACTGATTCATGATAGCGATGATTAAATCCGTACATAAGTTTTAATTTAGGAAATTTTTTTTCTGTTAAAATAACTTGCTCAACATCTTCTACGGTTCGCCCTGGTGGTTTTTCACAGAATACATGAATCCCATTTTCAAGACAATATATTGTTGCTTTAGGAGCTATGTCGTTGGTTAAACATACAAATACTGCATCTAATTTTACTTCATTTATCATTGATTGTAAATTTGCAAAAAAGTATGTCCCATCTTCCATTTGTCCAGACTTTTCAAATTTACGATCGCACACTGCAATGACTTGAGCATAGCTGTTAGAATCAATAAATTGCCTTCTCCTTTTACCAACTATTCCATAGCCAGCTATTCCGATTTTTAGTTTTGAACTCATTATAAAACTACTCCCTTACAAAAATGAGGAAAAAATTTAAATCTGTTTAGATTTTAAAATCAAAACATGTATAGAAAATTCATCTCATATTCATTTCCTCATAAATGCTTAAAATAATTTTACAACGTAAAATGTAATATAAAGGCCATAGTTAGATATTAAGCTAAACTAATGATAATATCAAAGTTCAAAACGTATTATTATATTCTATTGAGGAGTCGTACATGATTCGCTTAGGAACTTGGATTACAATACCGCACCCCAGCATTATTGAAATTATAGCCAAACAAAATTTCAATTGGATATGCACCGATTTGGAGCACTCTCCTGTATCCCGAATTGAGCTACAGACTTCAATTACAATTATTCAAGCAAATGGAAAGAAAGCATTTGTCAGAGTTTCAGCAAATACACATAATGATATCAAGTTTCCTTTAGATGCGGGGGCTGATGGAATTATCATTCCTATGGTAAATTCTGCAACAGAAGCATATGAAGCTGTTCAACATTGTCTATATCCTCCCTTTGGCAGAAGGGGAGCGGGACTTTCCCGTGCGCAAGATTATGGCTTTGGGTTTTCTAATCATTATGAAAAAAATATAAATAATTTAGAAATTTTTGTACAGATTGAACATATAAAAGCAGTTGAAGAAATAAAACAAATTTTAGAAATTAAAAATATCACTGGTGTGTTTGTCGGACCATACGATTTAAGTGGCTCTATGGGCATACCTGGTGATTTTGAAAATCCTAAACTTAAAAACGCAATTGATGAAGTTGCTATAGAAACGAAAAAAGCTGGAAAATTTCTCGGAATACATATTATAAAACCTGAAGCCAATGAGTTAAAAAAATATGCTGAGCTTGGCTATAATTTTTTAGCCCTTAGCCTAGACAGCTATTTTTTAGGACAAAAAATAGCTGACGAAGTTGATAATTTTTATAAAATATTATAGGCTCTAAACATTAATTATAATTTAGGGTACATATAATATGAAAAATAAAAAACATCTTTGTATTATTCCGGCACGCATGGGAAGCTCAAGATTTCCAAATAAACCACTTGCTAAAATATGTGGAATACCAATGATTGGACATGTTGCTTTGAGAGCAACATCAGAACCTATTTTTGATAATGTTGTTGTTGCAACATGTGATAATGAAATAGTTGATTACTGCAACACAATACATATAAAAACCATTATGACTTCAAATAAACATGAAAGAGCAACAGACCGAACTCAAGAAGCAACAGAAAAAATTGAAAATGAATTAAAATTTAAATATGACTTTGTCACAATGCTACAAGGTGATGAGCCTATGATAACACCTGATATTTTAAGAAAAATAGTACAAAAACTAAATGCACACCATGAAATAGATGTCCTAAATCTTATTTCTTCTATTAAAGAAAGCAAAGAATTTTATTCAAATAATTGCGTTAAGATTGTGCAGAATTTTAAAAAAGAAATTCTATACTTTAGTAGAAGTCCAATCCCTTTTAACAATCCATGCTCAATGCATCATACGTTTAAACAATTAGGTATCATTGCATTCAGAAGAAATTTTCTAGATGTCTATAGCAAACTTTCACCAACATATTTAGAAGAACTAGAGTCTGTTGATATGTTACGTTGCTTGGAACACGGATATAAAATTAACACCCTTGAAATTAAAGAGGAACTATATCCTGTTGATGTGCTTGAAGATATCATTCGTGTTGAAAAATATCTAACTACATCTTCAATTTCTATTTAGGAACAAGTATTTTTTTATGAAAGAATTATAATGAAAATCAAGCAACTCTTAAAAGAAATGTTTTATAACTTGGATCTTAAAGTAGTTAATATAAAACCTCATTTAAAGCTAGAGTTATATGAAAAAATGGCTCCTATTTTCAATAAAATTACACCTTTTGGAAAACTTAATTTTTCTTGTCCTAATTCTTTAACTTGTTGGAGAGTTGATACTTTATTAGAAAAAGAACCTGATACTATAGATTGGATACCATCTTTTAAAGAATGTAATATTCTCTATGACATTGGAGCAAATATTGGATTATATTCAATTTGTGCAGGTAAAAAAGGAGTTGCAGTTTTTGCAGTTGAACCTGAATCACAAAATTATGCTCTTTTAAATCAAAATATTTTTTCTAATAACCTACATAACAAAGTTACTGGATATAATTTTGCAATTTCAAATTTAAAAAAATCTGATAAATTATATATAAAAAATATGACTTATGGCGGCGCATTAAACAACTTTGGACACAATGAAGATTTCAATAAAAATGTATTTAATGAAGAATTTCAGCAAGAATCCATAAGCTATTTCGTAGATAACCTCATAGAAGTACTTTCATTTCCCACACCTACTTATATTAAAATTGATGTTGATGGATTAGAAGCAAAAAATGGACCATTTAAAGACATATTTAATTTTACATTTTCAAGAGAAAGCAATAATTCATACACATTATAGCTACCTTCGTAAATAAACTTAATTAACTTTAGAATTGGAAAAAAAGTGAATTATAACTCATTTAGTGAAGAAGATATTAGGCCAAAAGAACTATTCAATACATACCTTAAATTAGCTAAAGAAGACATTTTAAATTTTTTTACTGACAAAGAAAATTTTATAGAAATTAATTGTCCTGCATGCTCTTCAGATGAAAAGAAACTCAGCTTTATAAAGCAAGGATTTGAATATCAATCTTGCTTAAATTGCTTTTCATTATATTTATCTCCACGACCAAACGAATACATGATAAATCTATTTTATAAGCATGGAGCATCAGTTAAATACTGGAGTACTCATTTTTTTAAATATACCTCTGAAATTA is a genomic window containing:
- a CDS encoding Gfo/Idh/MocA family protein; protein product: MSSKLKIGIAGYGIVGKRRRQFIDSNSYAQVIAVCDRKFEKSGQMEDGTYFFANLQSMINEVKLDAVFVCLTNDIAPKATIYCLENGIHVFCEKPPGRTVEDVEQVILTEKKFPKLKLMYGFNHRYHESVKEALKIVKEKSLGEIINMRGIYGKSKILSFESDWRTKREIAGGGILLDQGIHMLDLMRLFAGEFTKIYSFVHNYFWQHDVEDNAYSLMKTDNNIVAMLHSSATQWRHKFQLEVTLQKGQLILSGILSGTKSYGAETLTIVYPHENDCGDPKEVTIRYNNDPSWNDEVSDFIKCILTDCPISSGSSEEALKTMQLVYNIYSSDSKWKEKYSIF
- a CDS encoding HpcH/HpaI aldolase family protein, with product MIRLGTWITIPHPSIIEIIAKQNFNWICTDLEHSPVSRIELQTSITIIQANGKKAFVRVSANTHNDIKFPLDAGADGIIIPMVNSATEAYEAVQHCLYPPFGRRGAGLSRAQDYGFGFSNHYEKNINNLEIFVQIEHIKAVEEIKQILEIKNITGVFVGPYDLSGSMGIPGDFENPKLKNAIDEVAIETKKAGKFLGIHIIKPEANELKKYAELGYNFLALSLDSYFLGQKIADEVDNFYKIL
- the kdsB gene encoding 3-deoxy-manno-octulosonate cytidylyltransferase; its protein translation is MKNKKHLCIIPARMGSSRFPNKPLAKICGIPMIGHVALRATSEPIFDNVVVATCDNEIVDYCNTIHIKTIMTSNKHERATDRTQEATEKIENELKFKYDFVTMLQGDEPMITPDILRKIVQKLNAHHEIDVLNLISSIKESKEFYSNNCVKIVQNFKKEILYFSRSPIPFNNPCSMHHTFKQLGIIAFRRNFLDVYSKLSPTYLEELESVDMLRCLEHGYKINTLEIKEELYPVDVLEDIIRVEKYLTTSSISI
- a CDS encoding FkbM family methyltransferase, producing MKIKQLLKEMFYNLDLKVVNIKPHLKLELYEKMAPIFNKITPFGKLNFSCPNSLTCWRVDTLLEKEPDTIDWIPSFKECNILYDIGANIGLYSICAGKKGVAVFAVEPESQNYALLNQNIFSNNLHNKVTGYNFAISNLKKSDKLYIKNMTYGGALNNFGHNEDFNKNVFNEEFQQESISYFVDNLIEVLSFPTPTYIKIDVDGLEAKNGPFKDIFNFTFSRESNNSYTL